The following are encoded together in the Gordonia insulae genome:
- a CDS encoding TetR/AcrR family transcriptional regulator, which produces MPRSSNVSESAPIPTPTAVSETSHWRVIEPIALPVTLAAAKDCFHDRGFHGTSIRDIASRAGVSLPTLYYHHDNKQGILVALLEAGMSSVLRRVTAAIADARTPSDQLSNAIEAIVLHMTADLELASVSRELRYLDADNPHRQHYVGMRTEVEDLLAQILRDGIDAGDFRIDGDAREVLRYLLGACQEVTTWYHPTGARSPADVAASYAATSLRAVGATRPTT; this is translated from the coding sequence ATGCCACGATCATCGAACGTGTCTGAGAGCGCACCCATTCCGACGCCGACCGCGGTTTCCGAGACGTCCCACTGGCGGGTGATCGAGCCGATCGCCCTCCCGGTCACCCTGGCCGCCGCGAAGGACTGTTTCCACGATCGCGGATTCCACGGCACCTCGATCCGCGACATCGCGTCGCGGGCCGGGGTCTCCCTGCCGACGCTCTACTACCACCACGACAACAAACAGGGCATCCTCGTCGCGTTGCTCGAGGCGGGCATGAGTTCGGTGTTGCGACGGGTCACGGCGGCCATCGCCGATGCCCGGACACCGTCCGACCAGCTCTCCAATGCGATCGAGGCCATCGTGTTGCACATGACCGCCGACCTCGAATTGGCCAGTGTCTCACGCGAACTCCGCTACCTGGATGCGGACAACCCGCATCGCCAGCACTACGTCGGCATGCGGACCGAGGTGGAGGACCTGCTCGCACAGATCCTGCGCGATGGCATCGATGCCGGCGACTTCCGGATCGACGGAGATGCGCGGGAGGTCCTCCGCTACCTCCTCGGTGCCTGCCAGGAGGTGACCACCTGGTATCACCCGACCGGCGCGCGATCCCCCGCCGACGTCGCGGCCTCCTATGCCGCGACGTCACTGCGCGCCGTCGGCGCCACCCGGCCTACGACCTGA